The nucleotide window TGTTCGGGTCGACTGTTGGCTGCCCTATCGTTACACTACCAAAACGTGACTTCATTGAAATTCATCGATGATGGATCGCATTTCGTTTCGGCGGGCATTGATGGAAAGGTTCTGGTTTGGAACCTTGGTTTGTCCATCACACAAAGCAATCACCATCAAGTGGCACCATTGTACACATTCTCGGATCATGCCCTTCCCGTCACCGACGTACATATTGGCAAAGGGGCACTGAGAGCATATTTGGTGTCCGTGTCATTGGATCGTACATGTCGCATCTACGATCTATCTTCCGGTACGCAGCTGCTGAATTTGGTATTCCAAGAGTCACTGTCATCCGTCACAATGGACCATTTGGACACGAAAGTGTATTGCGGTTCGACtgaaggaaatattttcgaattcaaTCTGCAGGCACCTCCGCGAATGCGAGAGTATCACTTGAATGCAGACgattcgaagaaaaagttttccgGACACAAGGGACACGTAACGTGCCTGTCGATCTCACTGGACGGCATATCGATGGTTTCGGGCGGTGTTGATGAAAATGTCATACTGTGGCACATACCCAGTAAACAAGTTATCCAGACACTGTCGCACAAGGGCAGCATCACGAATGCATTTTTCACATTAGCACCGAAATGTATGTTCGAACCGGAGACGACGTTACACTTGATTGTGAACAATTTCAAA belongs to Bradysia coprophila strain Holo2 chromosome X unlocalized genomic scaffold, BU_Bcop_v1 contig_35, whole genome shotgun sequence and includes:
- the LOC119069501 gene encoding WD repeat-containing protein 18, whose protein sequence is MTDSNEILITSDASGSLWSCCAWDPKAGTNLMTYKGGGAANPHALSFIKNEFIITGDSSKPLLHIWPVNSQEQIQGTRLVTPGKISSLAISPDGNYCVASSAEIIYIWQICSGRLLAALSLHYQNVTSLKFIDDGSHFVSAGIDGKVLVWNLGLSITQSNHHQVAPLYTFSDHALPVTDVHIGKGALRAYLVSVSLDRTCRIYDLSSGTQLLNLVFQESLSSVTMDHLDTKVYCGSTEGNIFEFNLQAPPRMREYHLNADDSKKKFSGHKGHVTCLSISLDGISMVSGGVDENVILWHIPSKQVIQTLSHKGSITNAFFTLAPKCMFEPETTLHLIVNNFKRMTDKNDENQVVEIMVDQYDTTGDDVSDREYVCQIQPQGVSDVSETLAELEQLREENRILKRKNKQLYEYGVKKILNFK